From Rutidosis leptorrhynchoides isolate AG116_Rl617_1_P2 chromosome 3, CSIRO_AGI_Rlap_v1, whole genome shotgun sequence, a single genomic window includes:
- the LOC139902024 gene encoding uncharacterized protein, with amino-acid sequence MRKPLFLRICQGILSFSQTPIPSYFTYFIQKRDATGLLGFNIVKKVTPAIRQLAYAALVDLFYEYLHISEHTSYDCLNNFCKCVFHLYATEYLRKPTAQDVQRLTAKHGSNTWFSGNVRNSRLYALEMEKFSARWKGHYTRGDHGYLSIMLEAVASYDGWFWLAYLKLRDQIMISTYLINLICLATY; translated from the coding sequence ATGAGAAAACCTTTATTTCTTCGTATATGTCAAGGTATTTTGAGCTTTTCTCAAACCCCGATTCCTTCGTATTTCACTTATTTTATTCAAAAACGTGATGCTACCGGATTACTTGGTTTTAATATTGTTAAAAAAGTAACACCCGCCATACGTCAACTAGCTTATGCTGCTTTGGTCGATCTTTTTTATGAGTATTTGCATATCAGTGAACATACCTCATATGATTGTTTAAATAATTTTTGCAAATGTGTTTTTCACTTGTATGCAACCGAATATTTGAGGAAACCAACTGCACAAGATGTGCAACGTTTAACCGCTAAACATGGCTCAAATACATGGTTTTCCGGGAATGTTAGGAACTCTCGATTGTATGCATTGGAGATGGAGAAATTTTCGGCACGTTGGAAGGGTCATTATACACGAGGTGACCATGGTTACCTGTCAATTATGCTTGAAGCGGTAGCGTCGTATGATGGATGGTTTTGGCTCGCTTATTTGAAACTGCGGGATCAAATAATGATATCAACGTACTTAATCAATCTGATTTGTTTAGCGACTTATTAG